A genomic stretch from Budorcas taxicolor isolate Tak-1 chromosome 15, Takin1.1, whole genome shotgun sequence includes:
- the LOC128060516 gene encoding olfactory receptor 2AG1-like, giving the protein MEHWNSTLGSGFILMGILNDSLSPELICATITVLYMLALTSNCLLLLAITTDARLHVPMYLLLGQLSLMDLLFTSVVTPKAIMDFLLSENTISFVGCALQMFLALTLGGSEDLLLAFMAYDRYVAICHPLNYMVLMRPRVCWLMVATSWILASLSAIVYTVYTMHYPFCKAREISHLLCEIPPLLKLACADTSRYELMVYVMGVTFLIPPLVAILASYTLILLTVLHMPSNEGRQKALVTCSSHLTVVGMFYGAATFMYVLPSSLHSPKQDNIISVFYTIVTPALNPLIYSLRNKDVMGALRRILGKYMLWTHS; this is encoded by the coding sequence ATGGAGCACTGGAACTCCACCCTGGGAAGTGGCTTCATATTGATGGGCATTCTGAATGACAGTTTGTCTCCTGAGCTGATCTGTGCTACAATCACAGTCCTGTACATGCTGGCCCTCACCAGCAATTGCCTTCTGCTCCTGGCCATCACAACGGATGCCCGGCTCCACGTGCCCATGTACCTCCTGCTCGGGCAGCTCTCTCTCATGGACCTCCTCTTCACATCTGTTGTCACTCCCAAGGCCATTATGGATTTTCTGCTCAGTGAAAACACCATCTCCTTCGTGGGCTGTGCCCTTCAGATGTTTCTGGCACTGACCCTGGGTGGTTCAGAGGACCTCCTACTGGCCTTCATGGCCTATGACAGGTATGTGGCCATTTGTCATCCTCTGAACTACATGGTCCTCATGAGGCCGAGAGTTTGCTGGCTCATGGTGGCCACATCCTGGATTTTGGCATCCCTTAGTGCCATTGTATATACTGTGTACACCATGCACTATCCCTTTTGCAAAGCCCGTGAGATCAGCCACCTGCTCTGTGAGATTCCACCTCTGTTGAAGTTGGCCTGTGCAGATACTTCCAGATATGAACTCATGGTGTATGTGATGGGCGTGACCTTCCTGATCCCTCCTCTTGTTGCTATCCTTGCCTCCTACACACTAATCCTGCTTACTGTGCTCCACATGCCCTCAAATGAAGGGAGGCAGAAAGCCCTGGTCACCTGCTCTTCCCACCTGACTGTGGTCGGGATGTTCTATGGAGCAGCCACATTCATGTATGTTCTGCCCAGTTCCCTCCACAGCCCCAAGCAGGACAACATCATCTCTGTCTTCTACACGATTGTCACCCCAGCCCTGAACCCCCtcatctacagcctgaggaaTAAAGATGTCATGGGGGCCTTAAGGAGAATCCTGGGAAAATATATGCTGTGGACACACTCCTGA